Sequence from the Cervus canadensis isolate Bull #8, Minnesota chromosome 3, ASM1932006v1, whole genome shotgun sequence genome:
ACTGTAAGGTATCTATTCAGAATACGTATTTACTGCAATTTCTCTAAGAAAAATGTAGCTTGAAATGGATTCTCAGCTTCCCCATATGTTTGTTATAGTTCTTCATGCAGATAGACATATACAAGGTACCTAAGCAAGTTCTTGCTGACCTATACAATACCTGCATCCTATCAGGTCATATTTCAGCTCCTATATTTTTGATAAATAGCCTGGCTCTTAAAAAGctctgtccatggtgctgaaaCCTCTTGTGTTGTATGAGCGTGTCTTGCTGATAAATTCTAATGTCAGCCTCTCTGTGATAGTGATTCATCAGGTTGTAAAATTTGTGTTTGGGAAACACACTGAATTAGCAAGTTTCATATTTTGTTTGTGGTAAAATTAACACAGTTTGTCCTTTCGTATTAAAGAATTCCTAACAATTACTTTCAAGCATTGCATTAACAGCTTGGATTTCATTAGATACTGTTAGTGCTATCACAAAAGCAAACGTCTAGTATTAAATAAATTGATATGACTTCAGTGCTAGAGATGTTTACAGGCCAGTGACATGTTGGTAATAGGAAGGAAGCCTCTGTAAGAGCAGTTAAGCAATTGATTATGAACAGTTAAAGTAGCAATTAACAAGGAAGCCTTGTAGAGATAAGAAATTTGCATGTAGAAAGTAAGGCTTATTACTGttggtggttttttttaaaatagtttcaggatgttttatttgtatatagATACATTTTTGCGGGGTAGAACTATGGATTTTTGTTTGTAAATATGACTAAAACCTTAAAAAATCTTGGTAGTTTTTTCCAGGTAAAACTCTTGTATTTTTTGTATAAGATTCTAAATTACAAATATTAGTATTTCAATGATTCTTGATTTTTTAAGCTGCATTCCTTTAGGTGCCTTACATATAGTCATAGAgaactgcacttttttttttgtttgctttattctAAATTAGTCTCAGAATCTTTTCATTAGTAAAACAGTCCTCTAAAATTTCTGTTTAACTCTGGAACTTCTTCTATTATCAATTCTGTATATcttaagataaaatttaaaaattccagtcTCAAAAAATTGTAGTCTCCTAAAATTCtaaaatctattgttttcctgggATAAAGAACCATCCACTTTGATCATAACTATCTTTAAGTCCATACCAACTGGATAAGTTGCTATGCAATTATATAAACCTGCTTCTTTGGGGGCCATATAGAATATATTGTTTTCTTACTGTATTTGCAATATAGAAGAGTATTAGACTATTTGCTTGTTATTGCAGTGAAGCTCATTAACTGTTTACAATCATAACAAGATTTGAAAATTACACCTAGGTAAGTGCTAGTGAGATTTGGTGATATTTTCTATAAAGCAAGCAGCCTAATATTGAGTTACTGCCAATTATTAAAATAAGACTTTCAGTTCCTTAAATATTGGGTTTATATTACATGAACCTAATAATTAAATCCAGTCCAAAAGCTTCTTGTTGAGAAAATCTTTAAGTGAATACATAATTTCCTAGAGGATTTGTATTTATCAATAAGGGGTTAAGTACAATattattattgctgttcagtATTGATAAAGTGCCTTCCAAGATCCATTTTTGTGCATTATAAATATGTAGTTACATCCCCAGTACAAGTCTAACTCTTAGCCTTCCAAATTTCATTATAGAAAAACACTTTTGAAAACATTGTCACTTAAATATCTGGTCGGATGATATTTCCCagaaattattctttatttagaaacaaaaacaagacaaaagcaACTGATTTTAatccaaaatgtatttttccttatAAAAGAGGTCCACATACTCACTGTGTCTACTCTacagaatttgtccattttattacaCCACGTGTCAATTCAAGTTTATCGGGTCACTGCAAAAACTCGTGGCTAATATGTGTAATACAACACAGGAGGAGGTATTGCTCAGTTCAACTACtcttatatacttaaaaaaaatacagaaatgttttTTGTCCACTTTAACTGTAGTCCAGACAGAAAAGTTACATGAAAGGTCTAGAAAAAGGATTTATTTGATTTGGTTGCCACAGTACCCTTTGAAGCCAGTTAATTAAAATGCTGAACTTGTACATATGTCCATGGTCAGGAGCAGCACTGGTGAAGCTTAAACTTCTTTCTACAAagtaatatttctctgcctttttttttttaaagtacaaccacagttttgacttttTGTTTGAAGTAGATTGAGTTGGTTGTTCTTAGGACATGTTAGTTGGCACGCCTATAACAGTTGCTTTTACTTCCAGTGCTGTACCTTTTTCTTTGCCTGTTTCCCAGAGGTTGATCAGAGGAGGATAAAGCTCATTGAATTCAAAAGTTGGTTTCTGTGAGTAATTCCTTACATAGTTATGCCCACCATCACAGTTGACTTCTTGAGAGAGGAAGCTGAAAAGACATATCACACCAATAATCCCCAGAGAGCCTCCAAGGCAAGCCATAAATGTTGTGGTGTTAttcttttcatactctttttgATCAGGGTCCAAACCTTTTGTGGTGACATTTACacattgttttctgcttttttgataGATGGTGGGGATATCAATACAAATCTTATACTCAGTTGCTGGGTTCAGATGAGTAAGATTATACACCTTGACATCAGATGGTATTCGCGCACTTTGGGCAGCATGGGAATTCTCAGCCTTGACAAAGGCTGTCCACTTAATACTGGATTTGAGAATTTTAGAACTTGCTTTCCAAGACACCAGAACTGAATTAGCCTgaacatcttttattttaatattcaaggACCCATTGTTATCCTGGGGAAGAGAGCCATCCACTTTGATCATAACAGACTTCAAGTCAGCACCCACCAGGTTAGTTGCTATGCAGGTATATATACCCGCTTCTGCTGGGGTGATGCCACTTATGTCAAGGGTGCCTTCAGAATGGACATAGAACTTGTCTGTTAGAGTATTCGGCAAGAGTTTTTTACCAGAAGGTGTTATCCAGTAGATTTCAGGCTGTGGCTCTGCGGTAGCTCTACAGTGTAAGGAAACATAACTCCCAGCTTCTAAATCCAGGTTGGAAGGAAAACTCTCAGGAGCTATAAGAGGGAGACAGATTTCCATCATTTCCCTAAAATGCACCTGCCGCACATTCTGGCCTTGGAATTCGGGCGGGTCCACACAGAACAGTGACTCTGGCTCCATAAATCGAATGTTGGTTTTGTTCATATTAATCCAGCGGATGACACAGTCACATCTGATCGGATTGCTGTGTATGCTGACTTCCTTGAGGTTTGGCAGAGACTCAACTGTACCCTGGTACAGGGCGCTAAGGGCGTTGCTGTTGAGCATAAGTGATTCCAGCTTGGGCAGCCGGAAGAATGCATTTGGGTGAATGTAAGACAACCTGGGGTTGTTAGTAGcttctatttttcttaaatctgGCAAGTTATCCACAGCAAGACTGTCGATGGAAATCAGCTCAGGCATATTGTTTATTCCCAACTCTTTTAAGTGTAGCATATTGCTAAAATCTCCCCTCCGTATTCTGTTAATGGGATTTTTATTTAGATCCAAAAATTTGAGGTTAACTGCTTTTTGAAGAGCAACATTGGGCACTTTAATAAGCCTGttgtcataaaaagaaatgctttctAAGTTTTCAAGTCCAACCAAGGCGTTATCTGGTATTTCTGTGAGGTTTATACCAGCTATAACCAGGCTTCGAAGATTGATAAGAGGCTTAAAGTTCATATCTTTGATTCTGATGATTGGATTTTCCCCAATCATCAGAATCTCCAGATTGGGAAGAGCCTCAAACCACTTACTGTTGATCATCTGCAATCTGTTTGAATTGAGATGAAGTCGAAGAAGATTATGTAGGCCAATAAAGGCTCCTGGTGAAATTGTAGAAAGCAAGTTGTGATTAATATAGAGTTCTTGTAAGTTGCTTAATCCAGACAGACATTTTTCAGGCAGCtcagtaagtttgttttcttctaggtATACAGAAAGAAGCTGAGGCATCTTTTTTACATTAATGTTGGTGACTGAAGATAAGTTGTTTTGAGATAAGTCCAGGCCAGTAAGGTTTACTGGAAAGTCTATGGAGTATTCAATTTTTGCAATATTGTTAGTCTGTAGTAGCAGAATCTGTGTGTCAGCAGGCAGTCTGGCTGGGAAATTTGAAAGACCTAAATCATTACAATCCACTGTAGATGCCTCCATATAAATGGATCGAGGTGTAAACCAGGGCCGGATTTCACATGTACATAACTGTGGGCAATCTGCTTTTTTATCTACAGCTTGCACTAGGGTAGTGATAACTAGGCCAAGCAGCACATGAATTTGGAGTGGCAGGTCCTTCATCTTAGCTTTCTTCTTCAGAAATTTAATGGGCCCTTAAGGATTCCACGGTCACTGTTAGTAAGATCAGTAAGAGCTGATTGATAAAAAAAATAGTTGCTTTTGTCAAATGATGAATGCCAGAGAACGGCAAAGATTTTCTTCATGGAAATAAGTGCCAGTGCCACAGTTGCATTGTCCAGAAATGCCATGCATATTGGAGAAAAGGCTTCTGTCTCCTTTATGATAGAATATGGATTTAACTTTTGAAGATGGAGTATGTATAGATGGTCACAGGAAATTAGGCAATTCATTTATTTAGGAGTATAATATTCACATCCCATGCTTGTTCAGTACTTGCAGGAATAGCAGCATGATGCTAactataataaagtaaaatataaaagaaaaaagaaaaataattagtccaaaggaaaaaatacaatacCCATTAACTAATTATGATTCTTACATATAATACTCTTACTTTACAGTTAATTCAATATGTTTTGATGACTTTATTCCCTGTTATAACTGCCCTTAGTAGTAACTGGCCCAGACATTGGACAGGCTGAGAAACTGTATCTTTAGAAGACTTAAGTTACATTAAACATAAagaatttttctctgtttttcaaatctttgcttgttttattgtttgttatTACAAGCTATTATTTGTTGTTCTATTTGACAATTACAGTGGGGGGGAGGAGAAAACCTTTCAGTGAtggctttttttattttcttttacagagGCAAAATTAAAAGgttataaataaacaataaataaataatgctgttCAGTTAAAAATCAAATGAGTTAGACTGTGATTCCTCAGGTTTCCAGGAGAAGACAGttagaaacaaaattataatGTAGATGATGTAGAAATTGTGGTATTTAGctgaattttccattttcattcataCTTCTTTCCAAAGTCTCCTTTGTATAAAGTGACTTGTATTTTGTAGTCTTTGGAAAAGATTTTCTAACTTGCTGTAGATGCACTTGTATATTGTCACGCTTAGCTGAAATTCAGATTAATATTAGACCGCTTTATTATCCCCTGAAAATAACTTACATTCCATTAGTTACAGCAATTAAAAAGTAACTTTATCACATCAGTAAAACAGACACTTAGCTATACCTTCTTTTAAAGGGTTACTGATGTCTTTGTTGTAATAATAAGCAACTGCAAAATCAAGTTGCAATTTTGATATGTGCTGTATTATAAAATACCCCACAACTTTCAGATGTCCACTCCACCTGTTAGACTGCTGGTGAGTTCTCCCTGCAAATGTACGGGACAGCTGGAGCACGTTTGCCCTGTTCATTCTGAGATTGTGCCTACCAGGAGTAACTCTGCTGAATAATCAGTCTGTGAATACTGTTCTTTCATCTCTGCCCAGTATTGACATTCATGATGGCATTGCTGACTGACTCTAACATGGGTATTTCAGTGACAGAGGTAAATATATTTGGAGATATAGCTTCCACAGAGagataaacctttttttttatttaattaaaaaaattccttggTTTTGAAACTTGTAAAAAATTTACAGTTCGAAGTCACATCTTATCCTCCTCTTATAAACTAAGATATTTGATAAAACTGGATCATGAAGTTCAGATAACTACTAAGTTATCCTGAAttaagtatcttttttttaaaattacttcacCTATTTAATGATCAGAAttcctttctttataaaatactCCTCAGATATTATTACTCTTAATCTGTTTTAAGTAAGCTCTAAGCCCCTTGAAAGAATTTAATACAACTGCTTCTTCCCTGAAGACACCTTATAAATCCTTAGACTTCCATGATCTGGGGtccctcctctttttctccatATTTCTTGTCATCTTCTGCCATTCTCCTGCATGCAGCCTTCTCTCTGCCTGTAGAACTATAGATGCCTCAacttcttctctctgcctggattgcctgtttctttgttttaagttAATTCTTGCTGTTTTATCAATCTTCAGTTCAAGCATCGCCTCTCTAGGAAGCCTTCCATATAACTCCTCCCCCCCCAAGTTGTACTTAGCTTCCTGCTAGTACAGGGTGGTTCCAAGGCCCTACCTAGCACACATCTCTGTTAGAATTTTTAGTTGATTTTCTCCCTCATCAGACACTCACTTCCTTGCAAGCCTGAGATCTGCCTGATTTTGCAACCCCAGCTCCTGGGCTGGTAACTAgaacacagtagatgctcaagaaAGGTTTTCAgtgaactgataaatgaattacatttataaatatatatattcatcttttGATATACAATTTAAGCAGCTTGGTTTAATTTCCTAATTTCAAATCTAGCTGGTTTAGTGCACATAAATCTACTATACAGAATAGGTGTTAACTTTATTGCTAAAATTCAAGCTTTATATTTGAGTGTAATACAAAAGAGctagattttaaagaaaagtcaTCTAATATTATATCTTAATTTATTCCTTAATTAATTCAGTCAAAGTTTAATGAACACCTATTATGTGTCAGTTTGGGTTCATAGTCGGAGGATAAAAGGATGACTTAGATATGATTTCTTCCCTTCATAAGTTTTCAGTCTTTCAAGGGTGACACATGTAAATAGGGAGAGGTATCAGGatagaatttgaaatagaaagCTATTGCGTCtctattttcaaaatgaagaaaaagcctAGGTACAAAGTATAAAAGATATTTCAGTGTGTTGCCACAAATGTGTGTGCCACAAATGCCACAAATAACTCAGTTGTGAACTAAGCAATCATAATTTCGGCCAATTAATCAGTTAGATCCAGTTTCTCTATCAAAGAGAAACCTATATTCTCCTTTATGTTAACTAGAGGATTAGAAATGTTCAATGTAAAACATTCTTTTGGGGGGGATCTTAACCTAAtgccattttttgttttaaaattcttgtgttttcttaaatttatatgTATCTTTAATTAGAAACTCTTTTCTGACCTCATTTTATCATTTTGCCATAGTCACATGCCAAAAACAACCAAATCTgaacatttcttttgaaatacatttattcTGAACTATATTTGTTCTGTAAGCTTTTGAAAATAAGGAGAGTTCTGAAAGTACTGAACacatttgagttttatttttccaggTCTGTAGGAAGAAATTGTCAGTATGGGAAGTACAACAGAGGATATGTAAATGTTGCCTTTATtgtaatattgatttttttttcatgtctttgtaaATGATGATGATACTTTCACTAATGGATTATTTGGCATGGATTGTTTGCAGGAGAGTAAGGCAGTAATAACATCTTACATATTAGTGCTTTGCAGTTTTCAAAGACCTTTGATAtccattgtttattttatgttattaatgACTTTGAAACAGATTGCAGAGGGATTTTaaccactgtttttgtttttgtttttttttttgacaaggcTATTGACAATCTATCTGCCTGGaatcacacagctaataattGATGAGGTGGAATTAGAATCCAGGCTTTATCTTTAGGCCTGCAGCTCTTTCTAGTAAGGCATGTTGCCTACACATGTAAACATGTGATGAAATCATATTGACAAAGGTAGTGCAGTGATTTATTTCTTATGATGGGCTGCCATTACCTTTGTCTTCAGCTTTTCAAATTTAGAATATTGATATTATCAGTCTACTAATAGTGAGCAGGGTGTGATTCACACTAAACAGACTCACAAGGGACAAGACCCAAATCCCAACACATTACAGTGAGGAATATGACTATCAAGAGTACAAATGTTAATACCTGAATCTGCCAGTCAAtgcttttgcttcattttaaaaatatacttggcAGTACAAATTATGAACCTGCAGTTTGTTTGTGAATAGAGAGTCGGGGCAGGGAATTTAGGTTAGACTTCTTATTATTGTCATCAGACATGATAGTCTGACATGCTTGCTTTCGTAAAGAGCA
This genomic interval carries:
- the LRRN3 gene encoding leucine-rich repeat neuronal protein 3, with protein sequence MKDLPLQIHVLLGLVITTLVQAVDKKADCPQLCTCEIRPWFTPRSIYMEASTVDCNDLGLSNFPARLPADTQILLLQTNNIAKIEYSIDFPVNLTGLDLSQNNLSSVTNINVKKMPQLLSVYLEENKLTELPEKCLSGLSNLQELYINHNLLSTISPGAFIGLHNLLRLHLNSNRLQMINSKWFEALPNLEILMIGENPIIRIKDMNFKPLINLRSLVIAGINLTEIPDNALVGLENLESISFYDNRLIKVPNVALQKAVNLKFLDLNKNPINRIRRGDFSNMLHLKELGINNMPELISIDSLAVDNLPDLRKIEATNNPRLSYIHPNAFFRLPKLESLMLNSNALSALYQGTVESLPNLKEVSIHSNPIRCDCVIRWINMNKTNIRFMEPESLFCVDPPEFQGQNVRQVHFREMMEICLPLIAPESFPSNLDLEAGSYVSLHCRATAEPQPEIYWITPSGKKLLPNTLTDKFYVHSEGTLDISGITPAEAGIYTCIATNLVGADLKSVMIKVDGSLPQDNNGSLNIKIKDVQANSVLVSWKASSKILKSSIKWTAFVKAENSHAAQSARIPSDVKVYNLTHLNPATEYKICIDIPTIYQKSRKQCVNVTTKGLDPDQKEYEKNNTTTFMACLGGSLGIIGVICLFSFLSQEVNCDGGHNYVRNYSQKPTFEFNELYPPLINLWETGKEKGTALEVKATVIGVPTNMS